One part of the Salvelinus sp. IW2-2015 linkage group LG28, ASM291031v2, whole genome shotgun sequence genome encodes these proteins:
- the LOC111954643 gene encoding cannabinoid receptor type 1A-like, giving the protein MKSVLDGVADTTFRTITSGLLYLGSNDASYDDATINTDFTKGGLSVQKPLPAFRSNSFPDKVPGDEELILKGIPFFPTNATDLFGNSSGFGDEGTGIQCAENFVDMECFMILTPSQQLAVTVMSLTLGTFTVLENLIVLCVILQSRTLRCRPSYHFIGSLAVADLLGSVIFVYSFLDFHVFHRKDSPNVFLFKLGGVIASFTASVGSLFLTAIDRYISIHRPLAYRRIVTRTKAVIAFCVMWTISIVFAVLPLLGWNCKQLNSVCSDLFPLIDEKYLIFWIGVTSVLVLFIIYAYMYILWKAHHHAVRMLSRTSQKSLVVYSADGTKVQTMRPEQTRMDIRLAKTLVLILVVLVICWGPVLAIMVYDLFWKMDDDIKTVFAFASMLCLLNSTVNPIIYALRSKDLRHAFLSSCQACRGSAQQLDNSLESDCQSRHIAANRAAESCVKTTVKIAKVTMSVSTETSAEAV; this is encoded by the coding sequence ATGAAGTCTGTGCTGGATGGTGTGGCAGACACCACCTTCCGGACTATAACCTCTGGACTGCTGTACCTTGGCTCCAATGATGCCAGCTATGATGACGCCACCATCAACACTGACTTCACTAAGGGTGGATTGTCCGTCCAGAAGCCTTTACCTGCTTTCCGCAGTAACTCTTTCCCAGACAAGGTGCCTGGAGATGAAGAACTCATCCTAAAAGGCATTCCATTCTTCCCTACCAATGCCACAGACCTGTTTGGCAACAGTAGCGGCTTTGGTGATGAGGGAACCGGAATCCAGTGTGCGGAGAACTTCGTGGACATGGAATGCTTCATGATCCTGACCCCTAGCCAGCAGTTGGCTGTGACGGTGATGTCCCTCACTCTGGGAACCTTCACCGTGCTTGAGAACCTTATCGTGCTGTGTGTGATCCTCCAATCCCGCACACTGCGCTGCCGCCCCTCCTACCACTTCATAGGAAGCCTGGCTGTAGCCGACCTGCTTGGCAGCGTCATCTTCGTCTACAGCTTCCTGGACTTCCATGTGTTCCACAGAAAGGACAGCCCCAATGTGTTCCTCTTCAAGTTAGGTGGGGTCATCGCTTCGTTCACAGCCTCTGTGGGAAGCCTGTTTCTCACTGCTATAGACCGCTACATCTCCATCCACAGACCCCTGGCCTACAGGCGCATCGTCACGCGGACCAAGGCTGTCATCGCCTTCTGCGTGATGTGGACTATCTCCATTGTCTTCgcagtgctccctctgctgggctGGAACTGCAAGCAGCTCAACTCGGTCTGCTCAGACCTTTTCCCGCTAATCGATGAGAAGTATCTGATCTTCTGGATCGGGGTGACCAGCGTGCTGGTCCTCTTCATCATCTACGCTTACATGTACATCCTGTGGAAGGCCCACCACCACGCTGTGCGCATGCTGAGCCGCACCTCCCAGAAGAGCCTGGTGGTGTACTCAGCAGACGGAACGAAGGTGCAGACCATGCGCCCTGAGCAGACACGCATGGATATCCGGCTCGCCAAGACCCTGGTCCTCATCCTGGTGGTGCTGGTCATCTGCTGGGGCCCTGTGCTGGCCATCATGGTCTATGACCTGTTCTGGAAGATGGATGATGATATTAAGACAGTGTTTGCATTCGCCAGCATGCTCTGTCTGCTCAACTCAACAGTCAACCCAATCATTTACGCCCTGAGGAGCAAGGACCTGCGACACGCCTTCCTCAGCTCATGCCAGGCGTGCCGGGGCAGTGCCCAGCAGCTGGACAATAGCCTGGAGTCTGACTGCCAGAGCAGGCACATCGCTGCCAACAGGGCTGCAGAGAGCTGTGTGAAGACCACTGTGAAAATAGCCAAAGTGACTATGTCTGTCTCCACTGAGACATCTGCAGAAGCTGTTTAG